In Phragmites australis chromosome 18, lpPhrAust1.1, whole genome shotgun sequence, the genomic window GTCAACCAATAAGAAATcaaatgtataatttttttctatgaaAATAAGACCAAATGTACAATCTCACGAAAATTATTTAATTTCGAAGACTTTGGCAAAATAGTTCGTCGCGACACGCATGCGCACGGCATGAACGATCTGCTGTACAACCTGCGTCGAACATGACAGCACCACACTAGTGATTGTTAAGTATTCCTTCCCGAATGGTCagactactattttttttttcgatgACAACTGAAAGGAAAGTCAAAATCCCTATCACGGCATCAACTAGCCCAAGATTTTGACTTTGTTATTTAAGTGCTTAAATAGCTAATAAACCGACGCGTATTGCAGGTAACATGTAAAGTCAACGGAGTGAGGATCGATCACTTGATTTAGCAGTTTCCCCAATTCTTTTTCATTCTTCCAGTCAACTCGACCATTGCGTAAATTTTTCGTTGGCTCCCAATGTTTCGAACTCCCAGATCTGCCATGGCTGCGACTGAACACGTACACAGGCCGCAGTCAATCTGACCGTAAAAACAAGTtgacaatgcatgcatgcacacggTGGCTCCTTAATTTACCACACCGTCCTTTTCACCGCATCCGTGCATGCAACATTGCAGTGCAAAATTATATTGCACGCAGCCAGTGGGCGGTCCAGCCCGGCACGACATGGTCCATTAAGGTATAGTCCGTTTAGACATAATCCGTTAGTTAAATAGGTCGTGTCGTATCGATCCATGTGTCGTGATTTCAATTCAGACACGGTCCACTTAAGACTGGGTTGTACCGGTCCGTGGCATAGTATATCCGATGATTTTTTCTGTGTGTCAGCCCGTTAACCCATGAAAAATTAGAACCAATCATAAAAACTTATTTTCATCCGAAATCGAAGACACGATCTTCTACTTTATGGTCAAACACACTACCATTGCATCATATATCCTATATGttattagatctaaacaaattatataaaattataaaaatagaaacaattAAACAGACCGTACTGTGTCGACCCGTCGTGCCGCGGCTCCGACACAGGTACGATTCAAATCATCATGCCATATCGGCCTGACCCGTTAACCGCCGTGCTGTATCGTGTCTAGACCAGACTAAAATGATCTAGCTCGTGCCAACCCATTTGACCCTGTCCCACTTTTACACGCAGCCGTTCCCTCACCTCTCTCCTAAGGGTAGCTATCGCTATATATAACCCTCGTGACAACACAAATCACTCCATAACTTGGCAGCGGGACCCAGCCTCGTACACTGCACTAGCTACTAGTAGCGCCACACCACACGAGTGGAGCAGGGGCACGTACGCTTTGCCTTCTCTCCGCCGCGCACGAGGGCACGCGCGAGCGTGTAGCGACGAGCAGGGGAGGATCTTGATCGTGCGCCGAATGGCGCGTACGTGTTGACACTTGACATGTATAACCCGGAGCAGCAGCAACCACCCCAGCGGCTCATGGGGCCGCCGCGGATATCCTTCTCCACCGACTTCGCcctggagccgccgccgccgaggccgcCGTCGGGGGCGCAGGCTCGGACGGCAGGAGACGCCGACTTCGAGTTCTCGTCGGTGGGCAGCCGCCCGATGATGGCCGCGGACCAGCTCTTCTCCAAGGGCCGCATCCTGCCGCTGCGGGAGGCGGCCGGCGGCAGCGACGGCCGGCCTCTGACCCTGCGCGACGAGCTGCGCGCGCACGAAGGCAACGGAgaccgcggccgccgcgcgcccCGGTGGAAGGAACTGCTTGGCCTGAAGAGGGCGCACAAAAAGAGCGCCGAGCGCGCCGGGGGAACTGCGTCCGCCGACGCTCATGTGGTAATAATACACTAACGCTGCTCGACTTTGGAGTTGACTATCATTTAGAGTATCACAGACCATGCCAGTTTAATATCGGTTTGGACCTGTATTGAGATCTCATTTGCACGTAGCTGGCTCCTTCCACGCGGACACATACAGTGATCTGCGCCCTCACTTGTCGAGGAGAGcattttttttcgtttttttaCTAACAGCATGGGCGAACTTTACAGGATCTTGGAGACCATGTAGAGGCCGGGGAGTGAACGAACAATCCGTAACTTGGTTAGCGAGGCATGTAACTGGACTTGAGCATGACAAGTAACTGCTGAAGCAAACGTTGGTTGCAGAGTGCAACTGATTTTTCACTGTTCAGCGTCTACCTTTTCATTTTCTTGGTTGGGGGAGCAAGAAATTTGAGGCCATTTCCATTCACCTCGTCACTGGTTGGTTGTTTCTGGAGTAAAAGAAGATCTTGGACATTTGGTCGCATCGAGTACATGGCTGCTTGTGGACGGAATGAGATATTGAGATCGTCTTCGGTAGCGAGCTGAGCCAACTGATTGTATTTTTCCCGCCGGGTGTGATCGGTAGGATGCAGTGTTTAATTCACTAGCAGTTTTTGTGTccttgtgtattttttttcctcaaattgTACAAAGATTATGTTTGTAGCTTGGGGATTCAGTGAAGAGGTAATGAAATCATTGAGATGGGTGGTGTGATCCGATCTAATCCACTGTGCAATTGTGTTCTCTGCTCCGATACTAGATCATTTTGCTTGGACGTTCATCTCATGCATACGAAATGTATGTGCTCCTAGTAATACTTGAAGACATAGCTGACGGAAAACATCCCTTGCTTAAGCTTG contains:
- the LOC133899777 gene encoding uncharacterized protein LOC133899777, producing the protein MYNPEQQQPPQRLMGPPRISFSTDFALEPPPPRPPSGAQARTAGDADFEFSSVGSRPMMAADQLFSKGRILPLREAAGGSDGRPLTLRDELRAHEGNGDRGRRAPRWKELLGLKRAHKKSAERAGGTASADAHVDLGDHVEAGE